The following are encoded in a window of Nakamurella sp. A5-74 genomic DNA:
- a CDS encoding isoprenyl transferase, protein MTFQAQRYQAPPPHPSGVRPPAIPADLVPRHVALVMDGNGRWANARGLPRTAGHQAGEAQLMDVVAGCIELGVRHLSAYVFSTENWVRSAAEVRFLMGFNRDTIRRRRVEMNDWGVRVRWAGRKPRLWRSVLHELRAAEQLTADNDVLTLTMCVNYGGRAEIADAARAIAQDAAAGLIDARKVDEKLFAKYLYAPDMPDVDLFIRSSGEQRTSNFLLWESAYAEMVFLDTLFPDFDRRELWRACEIYAARDRRFGGAISQPAQDPAWASSDEPDGGTR, encoded by the coding sequence ATGACGTTCCAGGCGCAGCGCTACCAGGCACCACCACCGCATCCCAGCGGCGTCCGGCCGCCGGCCATTCCCGCGGACCTGGTTCCGCGGCACGTCGCGCTGGTGATGGACGGCAACGGTCGTTGGGCGAATGCCCGCGGGCTGCCCCGCACCGCCGGCCACCAGGCCGGAGAAGCGCAGCTGATGGACGTCGTCGCCGGCTGTATCGAGCTGGGGGTCCGGCACCTGTCCGCGTACGTGTTCTCCACCGAGAACTGGGTGCGCTCGGCAGCCGAGGTGCGCTTCCTGATGGGCTTCAACCGCGACACCATCCGTCGCCGCCGGGTGGAGATGAACGACTGGGGCGTCCGGGTCCGGTGGGCAGGCCGCAAGCCGCGGCTGTGGCGCAGCGTGTTGCACGAACTGCGGGCCGCCGAGCAACTCACGGCCGACAACGACGTCCTGACGTTGACGATGTGCGTCAACTACGGCGGCCGGGCGGAGATCGCCGACGCGGCGCGGGCGATCGCCCAGGACGCGGCGGCCGGGTTGATCGACGCCCGGAAGGTGGATGAGAAGTTGTTCGCGAAATACCTCTACGCCCCGGACATGCCGGACGTCGACCTGTTCATCCGCTCCTCCGGCGAGCAGCGCACCAGCAATTTCCTGCTCTGGGAATCGGCGTACGCCGAGATGGTCTTCCTGGACACCCTGTTCCCCGACTTCGACCGGCGCGAGCTGTGGCGGGCCTGCGAGATCTACGCCGCCCGCGACCGCAGGTTCGGCGGGGCGATCTCGCAGCCGGCGCAGGACCCGGCCTGGGCGTCGAGCGACGAACCC